From the Colletotrichum lupini chromosome 10, complete sequence genome, one window contains:
- a CDS encoding fungal specific transcription factor produces the protein MAPKIHLPPPQPQPFTPSSASTAYASPVPEHGPLPSLTHPQNGGVAAVALSPTTSAASGPSYSTPVARQQTATPKSYGNGSGNGNETHHQHPDESVDGNSASPDDGGDKGPARKKQKRNKPTLSCFECVERKTKCDRGRPNCLACIKRQTECQYAAVATILESLANGRRMTKPPKPKGPGDISTIPNVADRGLIEGRGFTSRGSVGSVAFSSSTGLLSNVPYSLPTASNVFGIGSEHPFANYWTCEGGLPEVISVLPEKVQADILLAQYFECVDPVYPMIHRQTFYADYEHFWSLSAEEKNRVDAAFVGLIFVMLALGTQFVTSSSPNDAKQTAEFYASASNQALRMFSYLSAASLRSIQSMVLLTYFLINDNHASDGWAFAGILIRQAYAMGLHRDPNIVTPDAPIFEKQQRRKLWQAVLLQDTFLTVLLSLPPSATHTDVSVEDLVDDGSAIASSDPTDIAYIRGSWTLANLVQETICSPRSLDLPICATVRHKSKLIADFRCVYRSFPDVFRSWDAESLASLARTNKRVVRQTLFLTSNYHHNIMLVYASESAECPSNTRGTLEAAHEAITSFFLLFDIFELEARVWWVFNHRAFLEALCIGSVLREMGKDPVAAEEADRDPLFQRARSDIAKMIKIMVLMGEGEQGSDVARARVQVLKDLLPPLWMASWPLIRLSVAQDPRAHGGNEDGQSVTCQNGSAVMRMATHFRPFYCVGGMGANSSTRSWTEGPKIIKQPQGKGPEAAWPSRKSGSKKCASSRGAAQQCRIPMSSSLHRLDGGDPVTSED, from the exons ATGGCGCCCAAAATTCATCTCCCACCTCCCCAGCCGCAACCCTTCACGCCGAGCTCGGCCTCGACAGCCTACGCATCGCCAGTACCAGAACATGGGCCTCTACCATCACTCACTCATCCACAAAACGGAGGAGTAGCAGCTGTCGCACTCTCACCGACGACATCAGCGGCATCGGGACCGTCGTACTCGACGCCCGTCGCGCGGCAGCAAACGGCGACACCGAAAAGCTACGGCAATGGCAGCGGCAACGGCAACGAAACTCATCACCAACACCCGGATGAGAGCGTCGACGGCAACTCGGCTAGCCCCGATGACGGCGGCGACAAGGGCCCTGCGAGGAAGAAGCAGAAGCGGAATAAGCCTACGTTGTCGTGCTTTGAGTGCGTTGAGCGCAAGACCAAG TGTGACCGAGGTCGACCCAACTGCCTAGCATGTATCAAACGCCAGACGGAATGCCAATATGCAGCCGTGGCCACGATACTCGA ATCCCTCGCCAACGGCCGCCGCATGACAAAACCCCCGAAACCAAAAGGCCCAGGCGACATCTCCACCATCCCAAACGTAGCAGACAGAGGCCTCATCGAAGGCCGCGGCTTCACCTCCCGCGGCTCCGTCGGCTCCGtcgccttctcctcctccacgGGCCTCCTCTCCAACGTACCCTACTCCTTGCCCACGGCCAGCAACGTCTTCGGCATCGGCTCCGAGCACCCCTTTGCCAACTACTGGACCTGCGAGGGCGGCCTGCCCGAGGTCATCTCCGTCCTGCCCGAGAAAGTCCAGGCCGACATCCTGCTGGCGCAGTACTTTGAGTGCGTCGACCCGGTCTACCCCATGATCCACCGGCAGACCTTTTACGCCGACTATGAGCACTTTTGGAGCCTCAGCGCCGAGGAGAAGAACCGCGTCGATGCGGCGTTTGTGGGGCTCATCTTTGTGATGCTCGCGCTGGGCACGCAGTTTGTGACGTCGAGTTCGCCAAACGATGCGAAGCAGACGGCGGAGTTTTACGCGTCGGCGAGTAACCAGGCGCTGCGCATGTTTTCGTACTTGAGTGCTGCTTCGTTGCGCTCTATCCAGTCCATGGTGTT GTTGACGTACTTCCTGATCAACGACAACCACGCCTCGGACGGGTGGGCGTTTGCCGGCATACTCATCCGGCAGGCCTACGCAATGGGTCTACATCGTGACCCCAATATTG TAACCCCCGACGCCCCCATCTTCGAAAAGCAGCAACGCCGCAAACTCTGGCAAGCCGTCCTCCTCCAAGACACCTTCCTCACGGTCCTCCTCTCCCTCCCCCCGTCCGCGACCCACACCGACGTCTCCGTCGAAGACCTCGTCGACGACGGCTCCGCCATCGCCTCCTCGGACCCGACAGACATCGCCTACATCCGCGGCTCCTGGACCCTCGCCAACCTCGTCCAGGAAACGATCTGCTCCCCGCGCTCTCTAGACCTCCCCATCTGCGCCACCGTCCGCCACAAGTCCAAACTCATCGCCGACTTCCGCTGCGTCTACCGCTCTTTCCCGGACGTCTTCCGCTCCTGGGACGCCGAGAGCCTCGCGAGCCTCGCGCGGACGAACAAGCGCGTCGTGAGGCAGACGCTGTTCCTGACGAGCAATTACCACCACAACATCATGCTCGTGTACGCGTCCGAGAGCGCAGAGTGTCCTTCGAATACGCGGGGCACGCTGGAGGCGGCGCACGAGGCGATCACGTCCTTCTTTCTGCTGTTTGACATCTTTGAGCTCGAGGCGAGGGTGTGGTGGGTTTTCAACCACCGCGCGTTCCTCGAGGCGCTGTGTATCGGGAGCGTGCTGCGGGAGATGGGCAAGGACCCTGTCgcggcggaggaggcggATCGGGATCCGTTGTTCCAGAGGGCTAGGAGCGACATTG CAAAAATGATCAAGATCATGGTGTTGATGGGCGAGGGCGAGCAAGGGTCCGACGTGGCGCGGGCCCGTGTGCAAGTGTTGAAGGACCTCCTGCCACCCTT GTGGATGGCCTCGTGGCCATTGATTCGGCTATCAGTCGCGCAGGACCCGCGCGCCCACGGCGGCAACGAGGACGGACAGTCTGTGACATGCCAAAATGGGTCGGCTGTAATGCGCATGGCCACCCATTTCCGTCCGTTCTACTGCGTAGGTGGCATGGGTGCAAATAGCTCCACCCGATCGTGGACCGAGGGACCGAAAATAATCAAACAACCCCAAGGCAAAGGACCAGAAGCGGCGTGGCCGTCCAGGAAGTCGGGAAGCAAAAAATGCGCGTCCAGCAGAGGTGCAGCGCAGCAGTGCCGGATTCCCATGAGTTCATCGCTTCATCGCCTCGACGGTGGAGACCCCGTCACCTCGGAAGACTAG